In Tiliqua scincoides isolate rTilSci1 chromosome 1, rTilSci1.hap2, whole genome shotgun sequence, the following are encoded in one genomic region:
- the LOC136636536 gene encoding left-right determination factor 2-like codes for MAVSLNWVVTSALFIAAAASGFSDKRLKEILLEKLGLPEVPALQRTDLENLVIPENIRNKYTSMLRHHRVKRRALPSLAGILRGIPGNADIPGDILYSDTTRQNLIFDMEGRIPENSEVTMAELKLFKKPLERTHLPRKQSHRPVTNARVSVYWVQLQDNGTNRTSLIDSRLVPIVESGWKNFDVTQAVHFWLKTKKQGPMFLQIWIEGERLGSYASEVAKVVRFTSQDPSDKALGKPELVLYTLNLEEYGGPGDCKEEMLTEKSACCRQEHYINFRELTWTQYWIIEPAGYQAYHCVGGCRQPKNLLHHFGYGERTCAVVESSPLPMMYLVKKGNYTEIEVAEFPNMIVEKCGCVMDNIAVV; via the exons ATGGCTGTCAGCCTTAACTGGGTGGTAACCTCTGCCCTCTTCATAGCTGCCGCCGCCAGTGGATTTAGCGACAAAAGGCTCAAAGAGATTTTGCTGGAGAAACTAGGGCTTCCTGAAGTCCCTGCTCTTCAAAGGACAGACCTAGAGAATCTGGTCATCCCAGAGAATATAAGGAATAAATACACatccatgctgaggcatcaccGAGTGAAGCGGAGAGCCTTGCCGAGTCTTGCCGGGATCCTGAGAGGAATTCCTGGCAATGCAG ATATTCCAGGAGATATTCTCTATTCGGACACCACCCGCCAGAATCTTATCTTTGACATGGAGGGCAGAATCCCAGAAAATAGTGAAGTCACCATGGCTGAACTGAAGCTTTTCAAGAAGCCTCTGGAGAGGACACACCTGCCCAGGAAGCAGTCTCATAGGCCAGTCACAAATGCTAGGGTGAGCGTATACTGGGTGCAGCTTCAAGACAACGGCACCAACCGAACTTCATTGATTGATTCCAG gttAGTTCCAATTGTAGAGTCTGGCTGGAAGAATTTCGATGTCACTCAGGCAGTGCATTTTTGGCTAAAAACCAAGAAGCAAGGGCCCATGTTCCTGCAGATTTGGATTGAAGGAGAAAGATTAGGCAGCTATGCCTCTGAAGTGGCCAAAGTTGTGCGCTTTACTTCTCAGGATCCTTCAGATAAAGCTCTGGGCAAACCGGAGTTGGTGCTTTACACACTCAACCTAGAAGAATACGG AGGTCCTGGAGACTGTAAAGAAGAAATGTTGACAGAGAAGAGTGCCTGCTGCCGGCAGGAGCATTACATCAATTTCCGAGAGCTGACCTGGACTCAGTATTGGATTATTGAACCAGCCGGCTACCAGGCTTACCACTGTGTGGGCGGCTGTCGGCAACCCAAGAACTTGCTGCACCATTTTGGCTACGGAGAAAGAACCTGTGCTGTGGTGGAGAGTTCGCCGCTTCCTATGATGTACCTAGTCAAGAAAGGAAACTACACAGAAATTGAGGTGGCAGAGTTCCCTAACATGATAGTAGAAAAGTGTGGCTGTGTCATGGACAACATAGCAGTGGTCTAG